DNA from Mobula hypostoma chromosome 4, sMobHyp1.1, whole genome shotgun sequence:
ggtgccacacatgaggctgtttaacaagatgaaatcctatgccgttacaagaaagatactggcgtggattgaggaatggctgacaggcaggaggcagtgagtgggaataaagagggccttttctggttagctgcctgtgactagaggtgttcctcaGGACTCAGTAGTCCTcttgcaagattcccagaaggttaatttacaggttgagtctgtggtaaagaagacaaatacaatgttggcatttattttaagtggagtagaatataaaagcaaggagataatgctgagcctttataagacactaatcaggccgcACTTAGAGAATTGTCAagaattttgggccccatatctcagaaaggatatgttgtcattggagagggtccagaggaggtccatgaggatgattcaggaatgaaggggttaacatatgaggagtgcttggcagctttgggcctatacctACTgagatttagaagaatgcagggggactctcattgaaacctaccgaatgttaaaaggattagatagggtggatatggagaagatgtttcctatggtgaagatatcagaactagagggcacagcctcaaaattgaggggagaccctttagaacagagataaggaggatttttttttagccagagaggcttaaatatgtggaatgctctgccacagactgcggtggaggccaagtctgtgggtatatttaaggtggaagttgatcatttcctgattggtcagggcatcaaaggatatggtgagaaggcaggtgtatggggttgagtgggagtCAGGATCAGccgtaatggaatggcagagtggactcgatgggttgaatggcctaactctgctcctatgtcttatggtcttactgtctTACACATGTTAATGTTCTTTTGCAAATTTCTTAGATTCTGTCCTGTATGTTTGAGCCAAGGTTTTTTTTCCACAAGTCCAGACAAAAATTTTGTTCAAAGTGTTTCCCTAGTGTCTGTATGTAATCTATTTTGAAAAGTGAGGCATAAATTGATATATTCAATTAAACTTTCAGTCTGCTATTAGCAACAGTGATGTCACTGACCAGAAGCAGGTACTTATGTTAGAGAACAACCCCATTCATTTCACTTAGCTCTGTAACCTTAGTGTGCTCTGGGAAATAATAATATCCTGCCAGAAGATAATCACAACAATGTTTAGAAATTCCTCTTACATTTTCTTCCTCTTCTATTAATCATGTGTTGCTGGACTGAAGGAATAATTCATTGGTTATAATGTGGAAGCATCAACAGTTTCCTATATATTTTATCAGCCGGCGCTGAGGTTGCATAACTTGTTTTCAAGCACAGATTAAAACACGTTCTCCTTTCATgaacaaatgtaaaacacaaacaCCAGAAAGTAGGATTGGAAGTAGGTCACCTTCCCTGACATTCAATATGATAAAAGCTGAAAAATGCTGacctcaactcctcttctatgccaGTTGCCTACAACCCTCAATTCCTCAATCTTTCAAAGATTTATCTATCTCCGCCTGAAATATATCTGGTCTCTGTTACTGTCACCGGCAGAGATTCGCTGCCCTCAGAGAAGCTGTTAAAAtgatcctcattttttttttagatattgcAGCTGGGTCCCTTTGTTCATGATTCTCCTGCTAGTGGAATCATTTCAACATCTACCCAGAAAGGTCCGCAGGATTTTTCCAGGCTTgaataaggtcactcctcattctttaaactccaagaaatacagaTCCAATCGTCCAGCCTCCCTTGGTTGAACAGacctctcatcccaggaattagcctggtAAATATACCTCAGACTGTGTCCAACACTACTATACTCTTTTTATGTAAGAGGGCCAAAACTATGCACAGTTTTCCAACTGTGGCCTCAACAAACCTCTGTACATCTAGAATAAAACCTCCCTATTCTTAAACTCCAAATGCTTTGTATTAAAGAGCGGTGCACTGCTTGCCTTAGTAACGACTTGCAGGATTTGCCTGTTGAACTTTCTGTGAGATGGGGCGATTATGGGATTAGAAACTGAATTACTATTTGGGGACACCCTGCTTTGACTCGTATTTCATATCCTGATTTCATATTTTAAGAGAATGGAAAAAAGTTGAATAGCCTAGAGCCAGGCTCAACAGATAACTTCTGTTTATGTATTATGGAAAAACTCTGATCAGTGTTTGGAACATGACAATCATTTTTTGTAGAATTGTTTGGTGTTTCAACTTGGGAAGCTAATTATAACATTCCTACTTTCCTAACACCTTTACTTACTGTTAGCATGTTCTAATTTAAGCATGTGTTTATAAGCAATGTAAAAATGCATACTGTTGTAGAACCTTCTAATAATTTTATAAGGATAATTCATATATTATGTCACTTGATGCCTCTGATTGCATTTGTTTTAGGAATACTGTGAAAAATTTCAAGGATGGAATAGTCCAGACTTTTGGGCCTGAACACCTGCAGATCAACACCAGAAAGCAGCATTTCTCACCATTAAACAGCAAGAAATCCTTTCATGATCTTACCTCAGATATCTGTTTGAGACAGCATAAAACACTGCCTGAAAAGAGAGGTTTCTCATCGACAGCATTCCCTCAGAATTTCAAATTCAAACAGAATTATTTAACTTTCTGAAATAGTCTTCTGTCATTTTGAAACTAAATTAGTTACTGCAGTTGTCCTCTGATTTATGTGTACTTGTAATATCTAACCTTCTAGTACACATTTATGGAGATTGTGTGCTGATACAATATGAAGAATTGATGAAACACATTTGATTATGCTTGCAAAATGTTCTAAGGGGCTGGTAGATCATGTGAGTTGTGCTTAATCTGATGTATCTAATGTTATTCGCTATTTATTGCTTGGTACTGAAGTGATGCCGGTCTCCAGCTTGCATCATTTACATTCCCTTAGTTACCACATGATTATTTCTCTTTTCATGGATTGAACTGATTTTTGTTTATCTCATATCACATGCaactttgcattaaaatataatATCACCCAAAATGGATattgaagaagaaaataaaagtaaTATCACAGCCCTGTCTGACAATGGTGATAACAATTCTTTATATGGACAAGGTCTCCCATCTTGGGATGATTATATTGGAAGCATACATGACATACGATATTTACTGGTTGGAATTTATACGTGTATAACAGTTTTGGGCCTAGTTGGTAATTTTTTTGTTGTGGTTGCATTGTGCAAAAACTTAAAACAGAAATCAATGATTAACTTTCTGATCGGAAATTTAGCCTTGTCTGACactttaattttattattttgttctccgtTTACATTGACCTATGTACTTCTGGACCAATGGATCTTTGGTGAGATCATGTGCTACATAGTACCATTTGTTCAGTGTGTATCTGTTATGGTTTCTATACTAATGCTGATGTCAATTGCAATGGTTCGGTATCAGATGATAAACAATCCACTATCCAATAATTTTACCATAAATACAGGTTACCTGTTAATGGGAACTGTGTGGATTATTGGATTTACTATTTGCTCACCCTTGCCCATCTTTCATAAAATAATAGACCTAAGTGAAACTGTTCACTTAGaatctttaaaaaataaattcttATGTATTGAGGCATGGCCGTCCGATTCTTACAGATTCGCCTACACTTTATCTTTGCTATTCATTCAGTATATTTTGCCTATAGTTTGCCTAACAGTCAGCCATGCCAGTGTGTGCAGGAAGATAAGTTCCACTGTGCCCAGCACACAAagtaggtcagaggagaatgaaatgataaaTTTAACCATACATCAGCCAGCTAACAGACATCTGTTGGAACAACACCCAAAGGTGCAAGCAGGGAACTGTTCCCTCCTGAGAAAGCACAAGAGATACAGCAGGAAGTGTGCCAGTGTCATGCCTGCCATGGTCAAGGTCCACAAGAATGACCAGACACACAATGGTTCGAAGAGTGCACAGCCGGCCTCCTTTCTACCGGGTGTACCCATTTGCTTTGAAGTGAAACCAGTGGAATTGGAAGAGACTACTGATGCACACATTATTCCTGTGACACCAAAATCTATCACCAGATTGAGGAAACGATCCCGTAGTGTTTTCTACAAACTGACCATAGTAATTGTTGCTTTTACTGTCAGCTGGATGCCTCTGCACATCTTTCACCTTTTAACTGACTTCAATGCCAATCTGATTTCCAACAGGCACTTCAAACTGGTTTATTGTATTTGCCACTTGTTGGGCTTGCTGTCCTGTTGCCTAAATCCTATACTTTATGGATTCTTGAATAATGGTATAAAATCCAGTTTACCATCCTTGGTCAAATGCTTTTGGGTAAAATAACACCTAGAGAGGGCAAAAACTGAGGTTTGTCATGTCAGGCTTTAATTAAGTATGTTTCTCAGTCATATGGGCAATTAACTAAATTCAATTTGGCAGTATGACTGTAATCATATACTTCTGAAACAATCCAATTCATTCTTTCATGTTCTATATTAAAgattttattgaaaggtattcACTATCTTTACCAAAACCTTGACAAGAAATTTAATACAGATTTCTACTGAGTTTTTCAGagaacaaaaccaaaaaaaagtctTGTGATGTTATTCATCTGTCATGAATGAAAACATTTAGAGATACTAGAAGTATTCATAAAATGAGCTAATGTAAGAAAATCATTTTTTATCTCGTGAATATTTATTGACTCAATGAGTCAATTGGACAATGTGGTCTTGTACTTTTCTAAAGCTCATTGACAATATTTTAACATTCAGATATTATCAAAGGAAGCTTTTTAAACCAAGGTTTTGATGTCAAACTGTTTTGAACCAAAGAGCAATTATTATAACAGCCATCTTCTATACTTTTCACTATCACCTAATGTGAATGGAAGTTACAAATTCAGACAGGACAAAATATATATGCCAAGCCACTATCAAAAGCACTCTCTAAACCATGCACTATAACAAGTTACTCAAATAATATCTCATTTAACTAGGCTAACTAATGTTTCAAACGTATTTAAACTAGTCTAATTAGTAAAATGCTACTAAAACGTTCTGCACATTGCTCACTTTTTAACATATTCAAAACCTGTTTGCAAGAAGAACCAAATTAAAAGTAATTCAGGAAAACTTAACTTTACGTATATGGAAGTAGAATATTGACACTTTAAAATGTTACCTTTGCTTCAGTTCCATGTGACTGAAATATAAAATAACATGTTTTTCTTTGCTATTTGCTCTAGTCAAGTGAAATAAAAGTCAGAAAATTCATTTCTGATACAGTAACCCCATAATAATCTCTTACATACAAGACTCATGCAATCactgattgctgttttcttttcctATTAAATACCTGATAAAAGAAAATGTCTGATATAATTCAGACAAAAGTATAATTTATTTTAAGTAGTTGATATCTTAAGATTATTTTTGCAGCTGAAAGAACTGGCTAGTTTAATTAGAAGCAATACTTTATGAAAAATAGATTGCACGTAGAATCATGGTAATCTGaagaatataaacttaatttGCAATACATTGTTTCTGATTGAGGTGTTATTATAGAAAAAATATGAATTGATCCTGGCTATGATAAATGAAAAGTATTAAAAcctaaaaataataaaatgaaaataggATGATACTTTTGGAATATTATACCTTATTATGTTTCTATAGATAACTTAGATAGTAGTTGCACCTGCATGCATTAGTTAAGTGGTTGTGGAAGTAATGACTTCACTCAGTTACATTTAGTTTTCATGAATTTGATGGATTTTGTTGAGAGCTAGTTTCAGTTTGCATAGAATGTTTATGTTTGCTGAAAGACTGGTATTAGTAGTTTGCAACAGTGATTTTTTGTCTGTGGACAGTGATAAGAACAAATAATGCCTGAAATGTTCCAGTGATAAACACTTATGTTGTCTGAATATGCATTATCTGTTTTTATGATGTGAAGTATGTTCCAAAGCTTGAATGCACCAGCGTCTTCTGCTAAAGAGAAGacagatttaaaataaataactCCCAAATAAGAACTAGTTTTGTAAATGAAATAATTCAAAGGTGAAATGGTTGTAGAATAAAGGAAAATTATGCTTTCATATTTAAATATTGTATTTACAAAAAACgtgtacattatttctatttggTAAATAAGACTGATATGTAAATCTTGAAACTAAATATTTCTTCATCATAATAttacaataaattataaaataactgACTATTTTGTTTCTGAATTTGATGTGGATGCTTCAAGGACAACATTTCATCCTCATTTTAAGTGAAGATGTGAGAAGCGATTGACCAAGTATTCAGTGCACAAAAAAACTATGCAATCATCTTCAAATTGAGCAAGCTGTAATTGCAGTTAGCTAATTTTAATGAGTAAGATTTAGTAAGTCAGTAAGCTACCATTATTGTGGCACCAATGTAGAAGATGACTAAAAGTCCGTTCTTATCAGCACTGTCATTTACTTTGATGTCCAACTGTACCAGTAGGTTATATATTGAAAATGTAAATGCACAGTGTGCACAATTCATAACTAGTATAATGCTGCAATAGCAGGCTGGTGATGGAGTGGCATCCATGCCAGACTTCACGGTGAGTGGTCCGGGTTCGAATCCTGCCAGCtacctgcacactttccatccggcctcataaaaaacaaatgctaaagaaacagaaaggttgccAGCCGATGTGCCACATGGCACGGAGAAGAACAACAATATACTGCAATAATCTTCTGCATGATAAATCATTAGGAAGACGGAAAATAGGGTAACATTGCAACATTTAAGGCACTCTTTCAATCAGTTCTTCAAACCAAATTCTTTTGAGGCACTGTCACTCTTCATTTCTCAGAAATCTTGGATAAATTATTTGCTTTATTTCAGCACAACCTGCTATTTTTCATTCAGAGTTTTCAAACTTCAATATAATTCTTTGAGAAAACAGTGTAATCTCTACTGCTTCATTTTTTAGTTCAtagacatagaagcatagaaaacctacagcacaatacaggcctttcggcccacaaagttgtgccgaacatgtccctaccttagaaattactaggcttacccatagccctctatttttctaagcaccatgtacctatccaaaagtctcttaaaagaccctatcgtatctgcctccaccaccgttgccggcagcccattccacgcactcaccactctctgtgtaaaaaacttatccgtgacgtctcctctgtaccttaaacctgtgccctcttgtggcaaccatttcagccctgggaaaaagcctcttgactatccacatgaacaatgcttctcatcaccttatacacctctatcaggtcacctctcatcctccgtcgctccaaagagaaaaggccgagttcactcaacctgttttcataaggcatcctccccaatccaggcaacatccttgtaaatctcctctgcaccctttctatggcttccacatccttcctgtagtgaggcgaccagaaatagGCACAGCCCTGGAACTGGCAATGTGATCTGACCCACAGTTATTTCTTAcacatttaatttgtttttaaattcACGACTTTATTTCAAATTGAACTACAATAAAAGTTTTTGTGTCTAAGTTTGATTTTTCTTTCTTGCTCATCATATGGGAAATTCTAAGTGTAAGCTAACTTAGACATGTTTATAGACAAAATATTAATGAGTATGATTCAGGCATGAATTTCTGGACAATCATGATGCTGTTCACCATTAACTTCACAGAAAAGTTGCCCTTAAAGATCTTGCAGTCATTGTGACGCAAGTTTCCCATTTTCGAATCTCACTTGCTGTCAGGCATTGGTTCCCTGGGGTCTGTGGTGTCTCACTGTGCTGGCTGGGCAACCAATCTCTCTGAAGAATCAAACAGCAAGCCACAGGTTTAAAACTCAGCTTTAACAGATATTGTAAACATTTTACAAAAATGACACAAAATAAGCATTATAACTTCCATGAGATTAATACTGATGCTTGGAAACCAAACAAACTATTTTACAATGTGAGATTTCAAATGTTCAGCAAAGGGAATTACAATCCACATATACACAATTACCCTTTCCCATGAGAAACTGTCAAGCAGGAGTTGCTATTGCCATTCAGCTCCGTGAGTCTGCTCAGCATAAgacacaagaccataaaacagaggagctgaattaggccactcggcccatcgcgtctgctgcACCCCCATCACGACTGATTggttattcctctcaaccccattctcctgtctcctccctgTATCTTTGAattcctgactaaccaagaacctaccaacctctgctgtaaatatactcaatgacttggccaccgcAGCTGTCCACGGCaatgaatttcagagattcacaactctctggccaAAAAATTCcatctaacaacaggaattctgcagatgctagaaattcaagcaacacacatcaaagttgctggtgaacgcagcaggccagacaacatctctaggaagaggtacagtcgacgtttcaggctaagacccttcatcaggactaactgaaggaagagttagtaagagatttgaaagtgggagggggagatccaaaatgataggagaagacaggagggggagggatggagccaagagctggacaagtgattggcaaaggggatatgagaggaacatgggacaggaggtccggcgagaaagacaagggggaggaaccagaggatgggcaaggggtatagtcagagggacagagggagaaaaaggagagagagagaaagaatgtgtgcataaaaataaataacggatggggtacgagggggtggtgcggcattagcggaagttagagaagtcgatgttcatgccatcaggttggtgccaTTTttaccaagtttgtggacaatacaaggataggtgaaggggcaagtagttttgaggaagtagaagctgcagaaggacttagacagattagagaatgggcaaagaaatggcagatggaatacagcaggggtccccaaccttatttgcaccatggaccggtttaatattgacaatattcttgcggaccggccgacggtggggggggggtgtgggtgatgttcaagttcaacagtgcgtgacagggaatgaggaaaagtgcagctgactcataatttcatattgccaaatcatatcgtttccttgcagcacggtagcgcatgctttgcggcccggtaccggaccgcgtcccggtggttggggaccgcgggaatacagtgtcaggatgtGTACGGCCATGCATTGTGGTTAAAAAaataaagggttgactattttctaaatggagggaagaTTTAAAAATTCGAAgtacaaaggggcttgggagtccttgtgcaggagtccctgaaggttaatctgcaggttgagtctgtggttagatccaatgtttgcattcatttcaagaggactgaaatataaaagcaagtaatgATGAGGCATCATAAAACTCTGGCAAAGCCTCACTTGGCGTATTGTAAGCAACTTCAGgccctcagaaaggatgtgctgacattggagagggttcaaaggaggttcatgaaaatgatttcaggaattaAAGGTTTGttgtttgaggagtgtttgatggctctgggcctgtattcactgaaattcaggaGATTGAGGTGTGACGTCATTGAtatctattgaatgttgataaaccttgatagagtgggtgtggagaagatgatttctatggtgggggattctaagaccagaggacacagctccagaatggagggacatcctttcagaatgaagatgaggaggaatttcttttactagagtggtgaatctgtggaattcattaccaaaggtggctgtagaggacaagtcattgggtatatttaaggcagattcttgattaatcagggcatgaaaggatactaggagaaggcaggagattggggctagaGGGAGAATacgtcagccatgatgaaatagcagagcagactcatggGGCCAATCTGCCCCTATATCTCCTGGTCCTATGGTTAACACTTTCATTACCAGAATCTTTTTCGTGAACCTCTCTGGACAGAATGCCagaatatcttttcttagataaggggcccaaaactgctcacaatacccaagTTCATCTGTCCAATGACTtacaaagcctcaatattacatcctttctCTTCTCCTAGAGCCCCCTCAAAATGAGTGttagcattgcatttcccttacataccactgactcaaactgcatattaatctttagggaacactggaaaaggactcccaagtccctttgctccttggatttttgaattttcttgctgcttggaaaatagtctatgtctttattccctttaccgaagtgcatgaccatacacttccattcacaatactccatctgccacttctttgcccattctcccaatcagtccaggactacatgcccctccacctatctttgtattgttatgtaccccgtaactgggttaccaaaccagcagaaatggacaactcgttggagtctggattactaggaactaataaagttttattaaagaaataagtaacacagtactctaattataaggatataaatgcaacaggttagcaatgataatacacacgtgtacacagaactagggtaatagggatcaaccaagctctatcgcagtctaggggtaaaatgatcagtcttaagtgacgcagagttcagttcagcttagtacagttcgccataatcgctgttgtgctgttgggggtgggggggtggaattgcagtttgattcaggcagacctttgatgtcttctcaGTTGGTTTTCGGGCGgaaccttttatgtcttctatcccgctgtggtcactgactgtgacccctccgttccagacacgactgttcttctgcggtgaacctggcacccaggcaagggcggacacacacaccaggttcccactgatcgtacctttacactcTGTGAGAATATAGCCGGTTCCCGTGAACCGGACCTTcaaactccaccaacttgtgggggcacaccgctcttccagggcctcgttatctcatgatctcgtggtgt
Protein-coding regions in this window:
- the LOC134345567 gene encoding neuropeptide Y receptor type 5-like, which codes for MDIEEENKSNITALSDNGDNNSLYGQGLPSWDDYIGSIHDIRYLLVGIYTCITVLGLVGNFFVVVALCKNLKQKSMINFLIGNLALSDTLILLFCSPFTLTYVLLDQWIFGEIMCYIVPFVQCVSVMVSILMLMSIAMVRYQMINNPLSNNFTINTGYLLMGTVWIIGFTICSPLPIFHKIIDLSETVHLESLKNKFLCIEAWPSDSYRFAYTLSLLFIQYILPIVCLTVSHASVCRKISSTVPSTQSRSEENEMINLTIHQPANRHLLEQHPKVQAGNCSLLRKHKRYSRKCASVMPAMVKVHKNDQTHNGSKSAQPASFLPGVPICFEVKPVELEETTDAHIIPVTPKSITRLRKRSRSVFYKLTIVIVAFTVSWMPLHIFHLLTDFNANLISNRHFKLVYCICHLLGLLSCCLNPILYGFLNNGIKSSLPSLVKCFWVK